AGAAGGGATAATTTGCGATGATACAAAGAGAAAGTTAACAGCTGACGGCGTGGAGGAATGCTTCGCCACAAAGGCGCGACAAACATCCGTATGTCCGTTGACGTTGAAATACTTAGGCTCATCTTCTTCAACGGCGATTCGTTGTCGTCCCCCTCTGACTCCAACACACCCATCTTCTCAGAATTGGTGCATGCGAGTTTATTGCTCCTCCCATGGCCTTCCCATGTTCAATTATTCACAAAGAATTTATGACCTTAGTGTTTTCTAGGTTCATACCGGTAAGAGATTAGATGCATAGTGTTCCCGCttcctttcactttttcctcctcgaCGTATCTTCAAATAGGGTCAGTAGTGTATGCTGCTGTATGATTAACAGGACATGCTGTCACGTAAAATAGAATGAGAACACGACGCCTACCACTTTCCCAGACGAACTACCTCCCCTTTCATTGTTGCTGTTCAGAGGTGGTAAACGAAAAGAGTGATGAGTGTAGAGCCGATGTGCATGAGCAACAAGATCAGACCCAGAGAAATGTGGCAGCAACCCGCCGGCCTCGCCATCCTATCTCTTCAGCACAATGGTCCAGTCGTCACTTATTGGAAGATCCGGGTTCCGCAGTACAAGGGACCCGTCCTCTATCTCACAGTCAACTTCCCGTCCCATAATGACTGACTGCGTTGGCACTTCTATCATGGCCACCTTCGGCTTTCCTTCGTACCCGAGAATGATAATCCTTTCCACCCTGTTCTTTGCGGTAAACATCGCATTCGCCGTCGAATTAGGGTGCACCGTGTTGACAAGGCGGCCATCAGTAAATGACAGCAGTCTGTGGATGTATGCCCCCGACTCATAGTTAAATGACTCTCCGTCATCAATGAATAATTCTCCCGCACTATTGCCTTTATCGTTCAGCGCGACGTAGAGGGTGAAGGGATCATGCTTGGTTCCGAATGTCCCTCTACGCATGCGCAACTTTGCTGGAATGATGTGGCCACCGCGGAGAAAAAACGGTATAGAGTCCATATCCACTTTGACGCGGTGCTGGCCTGGCAGGACCACTTCACCAGTGGCATAAGAATACCATTTACTGCCGCTAGGAATGGGAATAACCTTTTCTGTCTCACCTTCGTTGATGACAGGCGATGCAAGCAGCGACGGACCAAACATGAAAGTGTACTGTTCATCATAGAATTGTTCCTCATGGGGGAACTCATAAAAGAGGGGCCTCATGATAGTTGAGCCAGTCCTATGGCTGATGAAGAACTGTGTGTAGATGTAGGGGAGAAGCGAATAGCGAAGCGCCAGGGCGGCACGGATTCTGTCCGTCGCGGCCCCACCGAACATCCATGGTTCACGACGCTTCGTTTCCAAGTGTGAATGCGTCCGCATAAACGGGTAGAAAACGGCTGCCTGCATCCACCGCACGAAGAGTTCCTCGCTTGGATCAAAGAAGAAGCCACCCGCATCCGCACCAATGAAAACGTAGTTGGAGACCGAAAGGGACAGAAGTTCTGGGAAGGAATTCTGTAGGTGATCCCACTTTGCCATGTTGTCTCCGGTCCACATGGCTGAATAACGCTGTGAGCCAGAGAAGAAGCTCCGTGTAAGAATGAAGGGCCGCTTCACGTGGTCAAGTCCTTTGCTGGACTCCAAGTGCCCCTGGTGTGCGCTCATCACGGTATACAGCGAATATATGTTGTGAATGTATTTGTTATCAACCAACTTCCCGCTATCACTGGTGTGTTTGGCATCGCGACGAATTGTCTTTTCAGGTCCATCAAATATGGATGGTTCGTTCATATCAACCCATGTGTGAACATCATGGCTTCCCCCCTCATACCTATCGTGGTGAAAGAATGTGGCGTACCAGTCCCGTGTCCTTTTGTTATAAAAATCCGGCCACGAACTGCGACCCGGCCAGCATTGCCCAACGTAGGGCCCGTCCCcactgctgctcttcacgtAGTAATCACCCTGCATGGCCTCATCGTGTACAAAATAGCCCGGCTCGACCCTAACGTGAGGATCTTTGATAGTTACAAGCTTTCGTCCTTTTGAGGCTAACGTCCCAACAAGCAACTTAGGGTCGGGAAATGTGTCCTTGTCCCAcgtaaaatattttttgttatcaGTGTGTTCGATGTCAAGCCAGAGAACGTCGTAGGGAAGATTGTGTTGGTCGAAGCCTTGATCAACACCGAGCGAGTCCTCCGTACTGCGGTAATTCCACCTGCACTGGTGAAAACCCAGGCTGAAGTATGGGGGAAGAATTGTAGGACCCGTGATAGAggcatgttgttgttgcactAGGGCAGGTGTGGGGCctggaaagaagaataaatCAACTAACCCAGCCTCAGCGTCCCACTGGCAACCCATCC
The genomic region above belongs to Trypanosoma brucei brucei TREU927 chromosome 10, whole genome shotgun sequence and contains:
- a CDS encoding glucosidase, putative codes for the protein MMLSLVLSLIFLSVTTVRSKEITKLNSEFNLDASDYGEGILRLVLKPNKDWFYEVDSVVVREPVVGELQSKCDGASCTISSGNCAITTTVEGNRFQANYQCAGSMLTSVDLSLDHLEEPSVNFSFPVAQRLYGIPEHSMDLALKGDVTYLMYNTDAFQYKINDPQPLYGSIPFLIAHSVKVTTGVLFLNSAGMKVKVLSENGMGCQWDAEAGLVDLFFFPGPTPALVQQQHASITGPTILPPYFSLGFHQCRWNYRSTEDSLGVDQGFDQHNLPYDVLWLDIEHTDNKKYFTWDKDTFPDPKLLVGTLASKGRKLVTIKDPHVRVEPGYFVHDEAMQGDYYVKSSSGDGPYVGQCWPGRSSWPDFYNKRTRDWYATFFHHDRYEGGSHDVHTWVDMNEPSIFDGPEKTIRRDAKHTSDSGKLVDNKYIHNIYSLYTVMSAHQGHLESSKGLDHVKRPFILTRSFFSGSQRYSAMWTGDNMAKWDHLQNSFPELLSLSVSNYVFIGADAGGFFFDPSEELFVRWMQAAVFYPFMRTHSHLETKRREPWMFGGAATDRIRAALALRYSLLPYIYTQFFISHRTGSTIMRPLFYEFPHEEQFYDEQYTFMFGPSLLASPVINEGETEKVIPIPSGSKWYSYATGEVVLPGQHRVKVDMDSIPFFLRGGHIIPAKLRMRRGTFGTKHDPFTLYVALNDKGNSAGELFIDDGESFNYESGAYIHRLLSFTDGRLVNTVHPNSTANAMFTAKNRVERIIILGYEGKPKVAMIEVPTQSVIMGREVDCEIEDGSLVLRNPDLPISDDWTIVLKR